The following coding sequences lie in one Saimiri boliviensis isolate mSaiBol1 chromosome 6, mSaiBol1.pri, whole genome shotgun sequence genomic window:
- the RELT gene encoding tumor necrosis factor receptor superfamily member 19L isoform X3: MTPETPALSASQCLLFFQLLPWPLATLTSTTLWQCPPGEEPDLDPGQDTLCRPCPSGTFSAAWGSSPCQPHTRCSLRRRLEAQVGTATRDTLCGDCRPGWFGPWGIPRVPCQPCSWAPLGTRGCDGINPAYRAEDANEDTIGVLVRLITEKKENAAALEELLKDYHSKQLVQTSHRPVSKLPPAPLNVPHICPHRHHLHTVQGLASLSGPCCSRCSQKKWPEVLLSPEAAAATAPAPSLLPNPTRVPKAGAKAGRQGEITILSVGRFRVARIPEQRTSSMVSEVKTITEAGPSGGDLPDSPQPGLPAEQQALLGSGGSHTKWLKPPAENKAEENRYVVRLSESNLVI, translated from the exons ATGACCCCAGAGACCCCAGCACTTTCTGCCTCTCAGTGCCTGCTGTTCTTCCAGCTGCTACCCTGGCCTCTGGCCACCCTGACATCAACAACCCTTTGGCAGTGCCCACCTGGGGAGGAGCCTGACCTG GACCCGGGGCAGGACACATTATGTAGGCCCTGTCCCTCAGGCACCTTCTCAGCTGCATGGGGCTCCAGCCCATGCCAGCCCCATACCCGCTGCAGCCTTCGGAGGAGgctggaggctcaggtgggcacaGCCACTCGAGATACACTCTGTGGAGACTGCCGGCCTGG ATGGTTTGGGCCTTGGGGGATCCCCCGTGTTCCATGTCAACCGTGTTCCTGGGCACCTCTGGGCACTCGTGGTTGTGATG GAATCAATCCTGCCTACCGGGCTGAGGACGCCAATGAGGACACCATTGGAGTCCTGGTGCGCCTGATCACAGAGAAGAAAG AGAATGCCGCGGCCCTGGAGGAGCTGCTGAAAGACTACCACAGCAAACAGCTGGTGCAGACGAGCCACAGGCCTGTGTCCAA GCTGCCGCCAGCGCCTTTGAATGTGCCGCATATCTGCCCGCACCGCCACCACCTCCACACCGTGCAGGGCCTGGCCTCCCTCTCTGGTCCCTGCTGCTCCCGTTGTAGCCAGAAGAAGTGGCCCGAGGTGCTGCTGTCCCCTGAGGCTGCAGCTGCCACTGCTCCTGCTCCCAGCCTTCTGCCTAACCCGACCAGGGTGCCCAAGGCTGGAGCCAAGGCAGGACGCCAGGGCGAGATCACCATCTTGTCTGTGGGCAG GTTCCGTGTGGCTCGAATTCCTGAGCAGCGGACAAGTTCAATGGTGTCTGAGGTGAAGACCATCACGGAGGCTGGACCTTCGGGGGGTGATCTTCCTGACTCCCCGCAGCCTGGCCTCCCTGCTGAGCAGCAGGCACTGCTAGGAAGTGGCGGAAGCCATACTAAGTGGCTGAAGCCCCCAGCAGAGAACAAGGCTGAG GAGAACCGCTATGTGGTCCGGCTAAGTGAGAGCAACCTGGTCATCTGA
- the RELT gene encoding tumor necrosis factor receptor superfamily member 19L isoform X1, with the protein MTPETPALSASQCLLFFQLLPWPLATLTSTTLWQCPPGEEPDLDPGQDTLCRPCPSGTFSAAWGSSPCQPHTRCSLRRRLEAQVGTATRDTLCGDCRPGWFGPWGIPRVPCQPCSWAPLGTRGCDEWGRRARRGVEVAAGASGGGEMRQPGNGTRAGGPEETAAQYAVIAIVPVFCLMGLLGILVCNLLKRKGYHCTAHKEVGPGPGGGGSGINPAYRAEDANEDTIGVLVRLITEKKENAAALEELLKDYHSKQLVQTSHRPVSKLPPAPLNVPHICPHRHHLHTVQGLASLSGPCCSRCSQKKWPEVLLSPEAAAATAPAPSLLPNPTRVPKAGAKAGRQGEITILSVGRFRVARIPEQRTSSMVSEVKTITEAGPSGGDLPDSPQPGLPAEQQALLGSGGSHTKWLKPPAENKAEENRYVVRLSESNLVI; encoded by the exons ATGACCCCAGAGACCCCAGCACTTTCTGCCTCTCAGTGCCTGCTGTTCTTCCAGCTGCTACCCTGGCCTCTGGCCACCCTGACATCAACAACCCTTTGGCAGTGCCCACCTGGGGAGGAGCCTGACCTG GACCCGGGGCAGGACACATTATGTAGGCCCTGTCCCTCAGGCACCTTCTCAGCTGCATGGGGCTCCAGCCCATGCCAGCCCCATACCCGCTGCAGCCTTCGGAGGAGgctggaggctcaggtgggcacaGCCACTCGAGATACACTCTGTGGAGACTGCCGGCCTGG ATGGTTTGGGCCTTGGGGGATCCCCCGTGTTCCATGTCAACCGTGTTCCTGGGCACCTCTGGGCACTCGTGGTTGTGATG AGTGGGGGCGGCGGGCCCGACGTGGCGTGGAGGTGGCAGCAGGGGCCAGCGGCGGTGGTGAGATGCGGCAGCCTGGGAATGGCACCCGGGCGGGTGGCCCGGAGGAGACAGCCGCCCAGTACGCAGTCATCGCCATTGTGCCTGTCTTCTGCCTCATGGGGCTGCTGGGCATCCTGGTGTGCAATCTCCTCAAGCGGAAGGGCTACCACTGCACGGCGCACAAGGAGGTCGGGCCcggccctggaggtggaggcagtg GAATCAATCCTGCCTACCGGGCTGAGGACGCCAATGAGGACACCATTGGAGTCCTGGTGCGCCTGATCACAGAGAAGAAAG AGAATGCCGCGGCCCTGGAGGAGCTGCTGAAAGACTACCACAGCAAACAGCTGGTGCAGACGAGCCACAGGCCTGTGTCCAA GCTGCCGCCAGCGCCTTTGAATGTGCCGCATATCTGCCCGCACCGCCACCACCTCCACACCGTGCAGGGCCTGGCCTCCCTCTCTGGTCCCTGCTGCTCCCGTTGTAGCCAGAAGAAGTGGCCCGAGGTGCTGCTGTCCCCTGAGGCTGCAGCTGCCACTGCTCCTGCTCCCAGCCTTCTGCCTAACCCGACCAGGGTGCCCAAGGCTGGAGCCAAGGCAGGACGCCAGGGCGAGATCACCATCTTGTCTGTGGGCAG GTTCCGTGTGGCTCGAATTCCTGAGCAGCGGACAAGTTCAATGGTGTCTGAGGTGAAGACCATCACGGAGGCTGGACCTTCGGGGGGTGATCTTCCTGACTCCCCGCAGCCTGGCCTCCCTGCTGAGCAGCAGGCACTGCTAGGAAGTGGCGGAAGCCATACTAAGTGGCTGAAGCCCCCAGCAGAGAACAAGGCTGAG GAGAACCGCTATGTGGTCCGGCTAAGTGAGAGCAACCTGGTCATCTGA
- the RELT gene encoding tumor necrosis factor receptor superfamily member 19L isoform X2 — protein MKPHLLCRSLSCFLMLLPWPLATLTSTTLWQCPPGEEPDLDPGQDTLCRPCPSGTFSAAWGSSPCQPHTRCSLRRRLEAQVGTATRDTLCGDCRPGWFGPWGIPRVPCQPCSWAPLGTRGCDEWGRRARRGVEVAAGASGGGEMRQPGNGTRAGGPEETAAQYAVIAIVPVFCLMGLLGILVCNLLKRKGYHCTAHKEVGPGPGGGGSGINPAYRAEDANEDTIGVLVRLITEKKENAAALEELLKDYHSKQLVQTSHRPVSKLPPAPLNVPHICPHRHHLHTVQGLASLSGPCCSRCSQKKWPEVLLSPEAAAATAPAPSLLPNPTRVPKAGAKAGRQGEITILSVGRFRVARIPEQRTSSMVSEVKTITEAGPSGGDLPDSPQPGLPAEQQALLGSGGSHTKWLKPPAENKAEENRYVVRLSESNLVI, from the exons ATGAAACCACACCTGCTGTGCAGATCCCTGTCCTGCTTCCTTATG CTGCTACCCTGGCCTCTGGCCACCCTGACATCAACAACCCTTTGGCAGTGCCCACCTGGGGAGGAGCCTGACCTG GACCCGGGGCAGGACACATTATGTAGGCCCTGTCCCTCAGGCACCTTCTCAGCTGCATGGGGCTCCAGCCCATGCCAGCCCCATACCCGCTGCAGCCTTCGGAGGAGgctggaggctcaggtgggcacaGCCACTCGAGATACACTCTGTGGAGACTGCCGGCCTGG ATGGTTTGGGCCTTGGGGGATCCCCCGTGTTCCATGTCAACCGTGTTCCTGGGCACCTCTGGGCACTCGTGGTTGTGATG AGTGGGGGCGGCGGGCCCGACGTGGCGTGGAGGTGGCAGCAGGGGCCAGCGGCGGTGGTGAGATGCGGCAGCCTGGGAATGGCACCCGGGCGGGTGGCCCGGAGGAGACAGCCGCCCAGTACGCAGTCATCGCCATTGTGCCTGTCTTCTGCCTCATGGGGCTGCTGGGCATCCTGGTGTGCAATCTCCTCAAGCGGAAGGGCTACCACTGCACGGCGCACAAGGAGGTCGGGCCcggccctggaggtggaggcagtg GAATCAATCCTGCCTACCGGGCTGAGGACGCCAATGAGGACACCATTGGAGTCCTGGTGCGCCTGATCACAGAGAAGAAAG AGAATGCCGCGGCCCTGGAGGAGCTGCTGAAAGACTACCACAGCAAACAGCTGGTGCAGACGAGCCACAGGCCTGTGTCCAA GCTGCCGCCAGCGCCTTTGAATGTGCCGCATATCTGCCCGCACCGCCACCACCTCCACACCGTGCAGGGCCTGGCCTCCCTCTCTGGTCCCTGCTGCTCCCGTTGTAGCCAGAAGAAGTGGCCCGAGGTGCTGCTGTCCCCTGAGGCTGCAGCTGCCACTGCTCCTGCTCCCAGCCTTCTGCCTAACCCGACCAGGGTGCCCAAGGCTGGAGCCAAGGCAGGACGCCAGGGCGAGATCACCATCTTGTCTGTGGGCAG GTTCCGTGTGGCTCGAATTCCTGAGCAGCGGACAAGTTCAATGGTGTCTGAGGTGAAGACCATCACGGAGGCTGGACCTTCGGGGGGTGATCTTCCTGACTCCCCGCAGCCTGGCCTCCCTGCTGAGCAGCAGGCACTGCTAGGAAGTGGCGGAAGCCATACTAAGTGGCTGAAGCCCCCAGCAGAGAACAAGGCTGAG GAGAACCGCTATGTGGTCCGGCTAAGTGAGAGCAACCTGGTCATCTGA
- the RELT gene encoding tumor necrosis factor receptor superfamily member 19L isoform X4: MKPHLLCRSLSCFLMLLPWPLATLTSTTLWQCPPGEEPDLDPGQDTLCRPCPSGTFSAAWGSSPCQPHTRCSLRRRLEAQVGTATRDTLCGDCRPGWFGPWGIPRVPCQPCSWAPLGTRGCDGINPAYRAEDANEDTIGVLVRLITEKKENAAALEELLKDYHSKQLVQTSHRPVSKLPPAPLNVPHICPHRHHLHTVQGLASLSGPCCSRCSQKKWPEVLLSPEAAAATAPAPSLLPNPTRVPKAGAKAGRQGEITILSVGRFRVARIPEQRTSSMVSEVKTITEAGPSGGDLPDSPQPGLPAEQQALLGSGGSHTKWLKPPAENKAEENRYVVRLSESNLVI, encoded by the exons ATGAAACCACACCTGCTGTGCAGATCCCTGTCCTGCTTCCTTATG CTGCTACCCTGGCCTCTGGCCACCCTGACATCAACAACCCTTTGGCAGTGCCCACCTGGGGAGGAGCCTGACCTG GACCCGGGGCAGGACACATTATGTAGGCCCTGTCCCTCAGGCACCTTCTCAGCTGCATGGGGCTCCAGCCCATGCCAGCCCCATACCCGCTGCAGCCTTCGGAGGAGgctggaggctcaggtgggcacaGCCACTCGAGATACACTCTGTGGAGACTGCCGGCCTGG ATGGTTTGGGCCTTGGGGGATCCCCCGTGTTCCATGTCAACCGTGTTCCTGGGCACCTCTGGGCACTCGTGGTTGTGATG GAATCAATCCTGCCTACCGGGCTGAGGACGCCAATGAGGACACCATTGGAGTCCTGGTGCGCCTGATCACAGAGAAGAAAG AGAATGCCGCGGCCCTGGAGGAGCTGCTGAAAGACTACCACAGCAAACAGCTGGTGCAGACGAGCCACAGGCCTGTGTCCAA GCTGCCGCCAGCGCCTTTGAATGTGCCGCATATCTGCCCGCACCGCCACCACCTCCACACCGTGCAGGGCCTGGCCTCCCTCTCTGGTCCCTGCTGCTCCCGTTGTAGCCAGAAGAAGTGGCCCGAGGTGCTGCTGTCCCCTGAGGCTGCAGCTGCCACTGCTCCTGCTCCCAGCCTTCTGCCTAACCCGACCAGGGTGCCCAAGGCTGGAGCCAAGGCAGGACGCCAGGGCGAGATCACCATCTTGTCTGTGGGCAG GTTCCGTGTGGCTCGAATTCCTGAGCAGCGGACAAGTTCAATGGTGTCTGAGGTGAAGACCATCACGGAGGCTGGACCTTCGGGGGGTGATCTTCCTGACTCCCCGCAGCCTGGCCTCCCTGCTGAGCAGCAGGCACTGCTAGGAAGTGGCGGAAGCCATACTAAGTGGCTGAAGCCCCCAGCAGAGAACAAGGCTGAG GAGAACCGCTATGTGGTCCGGCTAAGTGAGAGCAACCTGGTCATCTGA